Below is a window of Zymoseptoria tritici IPO323 chromosome 9, whole genome shotgun sequence DNA.
CCTGCTACGACTGGGACGCCTTTTTTGCGAGCTCCGTCGCGGAGGAAAGTGGAGTCTTCTTCCGTGGTGCCGGGTGTTGAAGAGAGGCCTGCGAGACCGAAGGTGCGGCAGCTGGATACCTATGACTGGGAAGATGCTTCGCATTTGGTGGATCATAGTCCTGCTCCTCGGAAAgtgtcgaaggcgaagaaggaggaggctaCACCGACTATGAAAGTCGCAGTGGGCGTCTCTCGACTGCATCAAGTGGAAATGCCAGATCTTCAAATGACGCCGATATACTGGACACCGGTGAACGACGTCGCGCAAGTGGTGCGTGGAACATGGTTCTACCAAGATACGATGTTACCCGTGGAAACTCCCGTCGCGAACATGTTGGAAGCGGGATACATCGATCTGCAATGCTGGACGGAGACGTGGAAGGACGAACTGGATAGTGCGGTGGAAGTGGGTGCCGCGGGGGAGATGAAGATTGTGCATATGCTGTGGCCGGATAAGCCTCCTGTGAAGGTACCGGAGAGTCGACCGTCGAGTCGGCTTGggcaggaggagggtggggagGAAAGTCTCGTTCGGACGGCCGCCGCGGCGTTGTTTGAGGGAGCGCCGGAGACGGTGGAGCAGAGGCATGAGAGGGCtgtggaggcggcggcggatATTATTGATATTTCAACGGGGCCGGGAGGGTCGGACAATAAGGCTTCGGGGGTGACGACGTGGGGGAGAGCGGGTGCTGTGAGGGTTTATGCGAGTTGTGGTGTTATCTACTCGAACGAGAGGGAGGCGACGATTCTCAAGCCGACTTTGCTTCCGTCGGCGTACTATGGCAGACGGCCGCTGGCGAACTACATTCGCAAAGGGAGGCAGATTGGGATTCCCGTTGTGCGAGGATTTGATCAGGCGGTCTGGGATAAGCTGCATCCACCGAAGACGAGCGCGAAGAAGACTCAAGCTGAACGTGGGACTGCGACTTCAGGAGCGAATGCGGCGCGACGATCTGTTGAGGATCCTGCGCTGGCGAAGAGTGATCGACCGCAAGTCTCGGACCTGGTACTGGTCATTCACGGTATCGGACAGAAATTGAGCCAACGCATGGAAAGCTTCAACTTCACCCACGCCATCAACGACTTCCGACGAGAGATCCAAGTCGAATGTGGTAAAGAAGACGTCAAGACCCATTTCCGCCCCGACATGGGCGGCATGATGGTCCTACCCGTCAACTGGCGCCATCAACTCTCcttcgaagaaggcggctacCGCAACGACGACGGCTCCAAAGACCAGTCCTCTGACGACTTCACCCTCAACGACATCACCCCcgactccctcccctccgtcCGCGGCATCGTCTCCGACGTCATGCTCGACATCCCCTACTACATGTCCCAACACCAACCCCAAATGATCGCCGCCGTCATTGCGGAAGCCAACCGCGTCTACCAACTCTGGTGCCAAAACAACCCCGGATTCGCTCAACATGGCAGAGTGCACATCATCGCACACTCTCTCGGCAGCGTCATGGCGAtcgacatcctctccaaccaaCCCACCATCCTTCCCCCCTCACTCGCCGACCCGACATCCATTGACCTCAAAACCACGACGctcgaccacctcctcttccaaacccactccctcttcctcgccggctCACCAGCCGgtttcttcctcctcctccgccgcgccCGTCTCCGTCCTCGAATCGACTTCccttccacctccgccctcgccgaTCCCACATCCAACACCCCTGATATATGCGGTCCCCGCGGTCAATACGGCTGTATAGCAGTGCACAACATCTACAACATAATGAACGGCTACGACCCCGTCGCCTACCAAATGAACGCCACCGTCGACCGTTCCCTCGCCTCTTCCCTACGCAAAGCCATCATCCCCTCCAACACTCCCGGCTACTGGTTCGCCGCCggaacctcctccaccacacgGTGGTTTTCCGGTCGTCCTCCCACCTCTTCCACTTCTTCTCATCCAGTGCTACCGCGCCTCCCCTCGCAGGTCGAGATGGAAGTCCATGACTTCTCAAAAGAGGAAGTCGCGGAGAAGAGAATGGTGTTGTTGAATGATAACGGACAGATTGATTTCTATCTGAGATATGGAGGGGGATGGTTGGAGATTCAGTATTTGACCATGTTGGGGGCGCATAGCAGTTATTGGGGACTGAGAGATTTTATCCGGTTGGTGGTTGTGGAggtggggaggagagggggcAGGGAGGGGACGTTGGCGGGGTTGAGGGGGGTTAAGAAGAAGGGGGGTGGTGGGGGGAGGTGAGGATGTTGTATCGGGTGGTGGATAGATTTGGAGTTTTGTGTTGGACCTATGATACCCAAGCGAGTACATTCCTATGAAATCGCATGTATAGAATTTCTTGAAGAGCGTCATTTTATTCTGGACTTTCCTGATCTTCGCATTCTCTCTGTGTAAGGTACCTATCACTCAAAGCTATTCTGCTGCAACCCCACCAACACTCATCACCCCCCGTCCAAACCACTCCCCCACAACCCCAAACCGATCCCTCTCCACCCCCCTCAAACTCTCCATAAAAACCTCATGCCGCCCCGCACTCTCCTCCTGCGCCCTTCTCGTCTGCCGTACAATGCGATTCCCCGCCTCACAAATCGGACACTCAATCTCAACCCGATCCTGCACCCCCTCATGATCCGGCACATTCAAACACCTCTGATGAAAACTATGTTTACACAAAAAATGCACCGTGGGAAGGTCCAGCGTGGTTCCACATTTCGAACATCGCGTGGCGCTGAAAGAGGCGGGTTTGGTGGCCAGGTCGTCGATTTCGATGAGTTTGGTCGCCGTGTCGGAGCGGTAGGTGGATATGAGGCGGCGGTTGGCTGCGATTTCGGCGCGTTCTCGCGagacggtggtggtgaggtagGATTTTATTAGGCCCATGGTGGCGACGGCGTTGGTGGAGAGGGTTTGGATGACTTGCAGGGGAGCCATGAgcccgtcgtcgtcgatttTCTTCAGCACGGCGGCGACTTCGGTGGGGCCGGCTTCGGCGAGGATTTGGGGGGAAGAGGTGAAGTAGGCCAGGGCGGCGGGGTAGAGTTGAGGTTCTTCTGGACCGTATTTGTGCAGGGCTTTGATGGCGCCGGCGGTGTCGTGGGCAGAGGTGTAGGAGCGGAAGACGTCGAAGCGGAGGCCCTGTTTTTCCGAGACGAGGATTGTGCCGTCGCGGAATTTTTCGAGGTccgagaggaggaggatggtggagggGTCGATTGGGGCGGCGTTTTCTTCTTGGTCTTCGATGAGGGTTTTGGCTTTTTTTTCCCATGTGGATttttcggaggaggaggtggtggtggcttTGTGGAGGTACATTTCGAAGAGGGTTGTGTGGAGGTCGGCGCGGTTGGAGGGGTTCACGTTGGGGTTGGAGATGCAGGcttcgaggaagatgatgaaggCGTCTGGGTGGTCGatgaaggcggagaaggcgacgCGAGGTTTTGGGACATCGTACTCGATGAAGTCGCCTTCTGTGACGCTTTCGACTACTTGGGCCTGGCTCACTGTGTCTTGTGTTTCGTCCTTTGAAGGCGATCTTTGAAATGCGCTCGTGCTCATGTATGGTAGTGGAATGAGTGCTGCCAGGTTTTGAGCGGCTGATGTTGCCATTGTACCGAAGCCACCTTGTTGCTGTGCGACGGATACCTCTTGTATGACCACAGCGTCTTTCTTCGGCTTGAAGGTGCCGGTGAAGTAGTCGATGAAGAGCTGTGTGGCTTCAGTCGGGCAGTGTTCCAGCAAGACTGTGCCGTATTTCATGAAATTGGGAGAGGCCTCCTTCGGTTCGAGGCGGACGATATATGCCAGTGCCTCGGCATACTTTTTCAAGTCTTCGATGAGAATGTCCACAACAAGGCTGTGTTCGTCGTGCCTGCGAGCGAGGAACGCCGCTTGATCGTAGTATCCTCCCTGTCTGCACATCAAGATTGCTGTATCCAGATCGAACTTAAGCTCTCCAGGTTGCTTGATGAACTCCTCAAGCTTGTCGACATCTTTCAACTTTGCGTAGCAATTCAGCAGCAGAGTGGTATGATCTGAAGTCGCCTTGTGATGCTCATGTAGCTCTTCGAGGTATTCAATCAAATTTCGTATCCGTTGGTTGTCCAAGAATTTGCGGATGATCTGAGACGGTTCTGTATTGTCGATTGCTCGCAAGTATTGCTGCATCGCCGTGTCGTAGTCGCCCTTCTGGTATAGCCAGTCTCCGTACCTGCGGAAAATGACATTTTGCTGTACAGGATCGACCTTGTACTTTTGCGACAGGTTGATGGCCAGCACATAGTAGTTGTATTGGTAGAGGATCTCGAGCTTCTGTTGGAACGTCTTTTCGTGATAGCGCCAGAGCTTGCCGTCGATCGTGAGTAGAAAGATATCACCCCAGACGTTGAAGATGTGATTGATCTGGCTGGATACTGACTCTGACTGGGCGATGAATTTCAGATCGGTGTTGAGGATGGAAAAGGTACTCGTGTTGAAGATTTCATCCGCCCTGCTGCCCGCGAAGGCTTTCAGACCAGTAGCTCGGCCGAGGTTGTTGGATGGTGGTGCCACGATCAGAACGTAGTCTTTGCAGACGTCAACGAGCTTCTTGGAGCCTTCGTATGCGTATGATGTAGCCTTGCCTCGTGGACCGTAGGTGTAAATGGCATCATCGCGTGCCACCACAATCTCGTTCGATTGAGGATCCAGTGTCATGCAGCCCACAGCGCAGCCGTTTTCATCCAGCGTTCGTGCTGGTGTGCCTTGAGATTTGCCTGAGATCGCGAGAGCTAGTATAcgattcgtcgtcgagaTGTAGAGCGCAGTGGTGTTGGCTTCTCGAAACTCAAGTCCAGTGATaggctcctctgattcgaAAACAGTCCGTTGCTTCGTTCCTCGATCATGAATCATATCACCGCGAACAACAGTGACACTTCCGTTCCCGAATCCAACAGCCAGCTGCGCAAGATCGCTCGTCACTGCAAAGGCAGTCACGGGGAAGCTTCTCCGTCCATTCTGAATGGTGAGTGTACAGAGACATTTCGGGATCCCGGTCTTCTTCTCACTTTGGTCGAGGTTCCAGACTTTCAATTCGGGCTCAGTTGACAGTGTCTCGGCCAGAGTGAGTAggtaaggtgtttccggaaTCTGGACAGCACGCGTGAGGCTGCCGGCATCGTGAGCCTTCCATGAACGAGCTGGCTTGAATGTTTGATCGAGGAGGTGAATGTAGCTATCAGGAGTGCCGACGAAGATGTGATTTGTCCCAGCTCCTATCGAGGAGATATTCGCTTGCTGCTTGAATTAGTATTCAAGATCTCGATGAGCTGAATGTTGTACTCACATCGAGCGATATAGCACCTTCTCCATCTGCTATTCGGACTTGCGAGACATCGAAGAATCGGAAAGCTTTCCACTGCAATCTGTTAGTTGGGGTCTTGTATTATTTGAATGCCCATGACACACCGATGTCAGCGCCATAGTTATCGAGCCATATCACAATGTATCGCagtcgaaggaggaggagtgaaGTGGCTGGCAACCTCAAATGCGCCACGAGTTTCGGCCTCAGGCCCGCAACATACGTCGACCTCACATTCGAGCTGTCTTCCTGGCATTGACTTCACAACAACCAATCGACATTCGCTACCTCATCACAatggaagacgacgacgacgacttttACGGaaacggaggcggagaggaggaggcgcaAGATGCGATGGAGACGGAGGCAGACGGCAAGGATCAAAAGATGGAGAGCGACTCTGGCTCAGAGGAGGACAGCAGCGACGATGTATGAAGATATGGATTCGTGGACGCGAATGAGGATACAATGCTGATATGAGATCTTTCGTAGGACGTACAAATCACACTCGAAAAGCCCGACGGCGCAAAGGCAGAACCTCCGTACGTCTCGCTCCCAGCTGCTCCACCAACCCTCTTCTAACACAATCCACAGTCCCGGCTCAAAAGCAGCCCGCGAAAAAGCCGCCTCCCTCAaaaccgccgccgcctccacaACCTCCCCCTCCAAACCCTCCAAAAGCAGCAAACCCCAAATCAAAAAAGACCCATCCGAACGACGAGgctcctccgccgctccGAACACCGTCAAACCCACCCTCACCCACAACAACAAAGAAGGCAAAGAGTTCCCCGCCCTCCGATCCAGCGCAGTCGACGTCAACGACACTCCCATCTGGCCCGCGAATGGAAAACCCATCACagccatcgacatcgacgccGACCTCGCCGAACACTCGAAACCCTGGCGCTTGCCGGGGACGGACCAGACGGACTTTTTCAATTATGGGTTTGATGAGTATACGTGGGTGCAATATAGTTTACGGCAGCAGACGATGGGAAATACGATTGCTGGgttgaaggcggaggatgcgcAGTTGAAGGCTATGTTTGGGGAGATGGGTGGGCCAGGGAGTGGGGGacaaggcggtggaggaggtggaggtggaggagggatgCAGGGGATGCCGCCGGGGATGCCGGGGATGCCGACTCCGGAACAGATGCAGGAGATGATGGCGCAGGGACTTGTGCCGCCGGAGTTTGCGGCGATGTTGGGGATGGGTGGGGGTGGGGGGATGGGACAGCAGCAGGGAGGACAATTTGGTCAGCAGGGTGGAGGATTTGGTCAGGGCGGAGGTGGATTTGGAGGGAACAGCGCGAGCCCGAATCCACAGCCTGGACAGGGGTTCCAGCCGCCGCAGGGACCGAGTGGAGGGCAACAACAGCAATGGATGCCGCCGCAGGGGAGTGAGAATTATAGTCCGCAGCAGTTGCAGATgttgcaggagcagcagatgggtggaggtggagggggaagaggacgagggagggggaggcgaggagggtggtgagaTGTGGCGGGATGAGACGAGGGCGATATACAACGAGCTTGTGGAACTTCGATACCACTTGCGGACACGTGGCTTGGAGAAATCCAAGGACGGGGAAGAAGATCTACGATGAAGATGCAGGATATCTTATTGATATACCGAGCGACTCTCACGCCTGGCGATCACGAAAGGCTTCCGGGAGGGGAGCAAATTCGAATTGTCCCCAAGAGCGAGGCTGTCGCTCCATCGAATCGACTGGCGTTATCAACAGCGCTCCGAATACGATTCGCAGATGCAGTGGACGCAACACGAGTCCGGTCAGTGCAATCCACGAATACAGAGCTCGGctccggcgaagaagtcAAAACAAATCAGAAATGAAATCAAATCAAATCAAACATCTCCCGTCACTGTCAACACTGTTCCTCCTCGTTTTCCACTATCTGACACTGTAACCACAACTCAACCCATCCTCCCAACCTCGCCATCACATTTCCCCACCCCCAccacccctccacctcccatcCACAACCCTCCCAACCCGTTCCAACACCCTCGTCCCACCCATCACAGCCGCgaatctcctcatcctctcctccttgcTCATCATCACAAACGCCGCCAGGCCCGTCACAGTACCTCCTCTCCTACCTTCCGCCCCACCGTCGCTCATCATCGAGTCTCCACTCCCGTCCCCgacccctccccctccctcctcgccctttcCCGCCTTTAGTAAATCGAGCACAACCTGCGCCGCAAAAGCATTCATCCCCGCTCGCCTCAACCATCGTTCCCACAACGTTTCATCTTGCAGAACCGTCATTCCAGGGTCGAGGTTTGGCGCGTAGCGAATGATGGCAGCGGCGATCCATTGTGCTAGCACGTCTGTTCCGTCTCCTCCTGGTGGAGTGGGGATGAGGGAGACTTGTACGTCTGTGTCGGGGATGGAAGTCGTGGTGAAAAGGGTGAAGTCCATCATCGCTTCCGCGTCGCGTGGAGAGAGCGGGTGGTCCGGAGAGGGTGTAGGATgggtgatgaagacgagcagGGTTTCGTAGCGGTCAGCTTGGGCGGCGAGCTGGGTGCGGAAAGTGGGGTTGTTGGGGTCGGGACGGGTTCCGGGGAGGGGTTTCTGTTTGAGGCGTTGGAGGGTTGTGAGGGTGAGGCCGATGCTGGGGGAGAGGGTTAGGTCGGCTTCCGGGGTGGGTGGTTGAGGAGTGGTGTAGTCGCGTTcgatgagggagagggttGGAAGGTGGTTGTTGAGGGAGCGGATTAGGGGACggttggtgaggagggtggttGAGATTAGGATTGGAAGGGGGTTGTCGTCGTGGGTGATTGATGGAGTGGGGAAGGCTTGGGTTGTGGTGGATTGaggtgctggtggtggtgcggTAGGTGGTTGAGCTGTTGGTTCAGGATCTGCTGCGACGGGAACTGTCTTGATAAAGCTGGCTACCGGGGTGATGCCTTGCATTGACAGGAATTCGGATAGGTGGCCTTGGCCAAGACTTTGAGTGTGTGTGTTAGCAGTCGGGCCTGCAGGATTTGGCTTGAGCTGGTCTTTGCGTTTCTTGAGAAGAGCATCGAGGCTGGAAAATTCCAATGGCTCTCGCGGAACTGTCAACTGTGGCTGGTAGCCTGGTGCGTGTGCAGCTGATTCTTTCGTGGAGCCTTCCGTGGCATGCAGGACTCGCTCCACTTGTGGAAGCTCCTGCAAGACTGGAGCAAGCTGTGGCTGCACTGCTGATACCGGTCGAGATGGCAGGTCGATTGTGTGTCCATCCAGCTCTCCAGAGGCTGGTTCAAGAtagtcatcgtcgtcctcgccaggATCGAGAATGCGCAGACCTTCCTGCTTGCAAATTATCGACGAGATGTCAGGATCGCCCTCTACATCCAACTCGGCCAGATATCTTGCGAGTGAGCCATCGTCAAATTCTCCCTCTGGCTTTGGTTTTCCAAGGCGAGAGGGAAATGCGTTCCATTGCAGATGACGCTCCAGGCTGGTGATACCACTCCACTGCTTCTCGGTCTTGTCAAGTCCAGCTTTCACGTCTTGGATGAGAACGTGCTGGGTCCCGACATGCACTTGCCACGGTGCTGCTGGGGGGATTTCGTCGACTGCCGGTACCGGAACTCTCATGGTTGTGTCAACCTCGATGAGCTCTTCGTCATTCGCTTGATCGGACGTGACGTCCGCGAGTGGAGCTATCATCTCCGCAACTTCTTGCATCGCATCTTCTGCATCCTCGTATGGGTCCTCGTCAGCATCATTAGACTCGAGTGAAGGTAGGAAGCTGGCCAGGTCGTCTGAAAATGCCACAGTCTTCGCTTTCTTGGTCGGTGGCTCTGTGGGGTCCAGCGGTAGTAAAGGACTTGAGATCTTCAGCTCGTCCAATCGTCTGATCTTTCGCTGGAAtggtgaagaagatgaagtaTCGAGATTGTCGGACACTGTTGGGTTCGGGCGTATTTCTACGTCGTCTTGATGCATGATCTGAGCCTCAAGTCTTGCTGCTTCATGCAGGTTCGGATCTTCCGGCGTCGACGTGAGTGGAACTTCCTCTTCGACTTGAGC
It encodes the following:
- a CDS encoding DDHD domain-containing protein (DDHD domain protein), which translates into the protein MSPPTTTAANQYIRQILHHTDPPPPIAARFFYTSPIPIDDPLSPLPPPTTAATVNLKQEPKAFSEYDNTALDRAWNELRRKILRFHEERGEKGEGERGSSAVGRREGEREGGVRGKGKGVGSGLGKDDGLPQREEEEAEGSDHAGVGVSAAELSSSPATTGTPFLRAPSRRKVESSSVVPGVEERPARPKVRQLDTYDWEDASHLVDHSPAPRKVSKAKKEEATPTMKVAVGVSRLHQVEMPDLQMTPIYWTPVNDVAQVVRGTWFYQDTMLPVETPVANMLEAGYIDLQCWTETWKDELDSAVEVGAAGEMKIVHMLWPDKPPVKGAPETVEQRHERAVEAAADIIDISTGPGGSDNKASGVTTWGRAGAVRVYASCGVIYSNEREATILKPTLLPSAYYGRRPLANYIRKGRQIGIPVVRGFDQAVWDKLHPPKTSAKKTQAERGTATSGANAARRSVEDPALAKSDRPQVSDLVLVIHGIGQKLSQRMESFNFTHAINDFRREIQVECGKEDVKTHFRPDMGGMMVLPVNWRHQLSFEEGGYRNDDGSKDQSSDDFTLNDITPDSLPSVRGIVSDVMLDIPYYMSQHQPQMIAAVIAEANRVYQLWCQNNPGFAQHGRVHIIAHSLGSVMAIDILSNQPTILPPSLADPTSIDLKTTTLDHLLFQTHSLFLAGSPAGFFLLLRRARLRPRIDFPSTSALADPTSNTPDICGPRGQYGCIAVHNIYNIMNGYDPVAYQMNATVDRSLASSLRKAIIPSNTPGYWFAAGTSSTTRWFSGRPPTSSTSSHPVLPRLPSQVEMEVHDFSKEEVAEKRMVLLNDNGQIDFYLRYGGGWLEIQYLTMLGAHSSYWGLRDFIRLVVVEVGRRGGREGTLAGLRGVKKKGGGGGR